The DNA segment GATCGGTCACGACCGTCACCCCGAGTCGGGGCGTCCGGGCGCGCGCGGCGATCGTGGGATACGGGGCGGCGGCATCGGTCGGCATGTGCCACAGCATAGCCTCCGGCGGTAATCACACCTATGATCTTTCCATTTCATGACATAAGACGTATGATGAGATCTCGGTCGTGTGTGGCGGACGAAGGAGTGAGGCTGCAATGAAGATCACCGGGTATCGCACCCTGGCTGCGCAGCAGCACTGGCGCCGCGCCATCGGCGACGTCAACGGGCACATCGTCGAGGCCGTGACCGAGGTGCCGATCGTCATCCTCGAGACGGATGCCGGCATCGAGGGCGTCGGCGTCGGCTCGCACGCCGACCTCGCCCGGCTCTTCCCCGCGATCGAGGGCGAGGACCCGCGCAGCGTCGCGGCGCTCTTCGACCGGATGCTCGCCCAGGTGTTCAAGTCGGGGCACGCGGGCGCCACCTACGGCGGCATCGCGACGCTCGACGCCGCGATCTGGGACCTCAAGGCGAAGGCCGCCGGCGAGCCGCTCTGGCGGATGCTCGGAGGCCGCGACCGGTTCGTCCCGGGCTACGCATCAGGACTCGACATCGCGCTCGGCGACGACGAGCTCACCGCGTTCTACGCGGAGTTCGCCGACCGAGGCTTCGTCGCGGGAAAGCTCAAGGGCGGCCTCGACTTCGACGCCGACCGGCGTCGGCTCGGGATCCTCGCCGACGCCCTGTCGGCGAACACCTCGCGCCCGGGCCTCATGCTCGATGCGAACGAGTCCTGGCAGGTCAAGCAGGCCGTGCGCTACGTCAGCGCCCTCGAGGAGCACGTCGACCTGCTCTGGGTCGAGGAGCCCCTGCGCAGGTGGGACGCCGTCGGCCACGCTCGGCTGAGTTCGGCCATCCGTGCGGCGGTCGCGACCGGCGAGAACCTCACGGGCGTCGACCAGTTCCGGCCGCTGTTCGAGGCCGGTGCGCCCGACGTCGTGCAGGCGGGTGCGATCTGGGGCGTGTCGCACATGCACCGCCTCTCGTTCGCCGCGGCCGCACGCGACCTGCCCGTCAGCATCGTCGGCTACAACGCCAACCCCGCGGTCGCACACGTCATGCCCGCGGTGCCCAACCACCTGACCACCGAGATCCAGGCGCTGGAGTTCGCCGACGGGATGCTCGTCGACCACGAGTACGCCGACGGGGGCATCGTGCTGAGCGACGAGCCAGGCAGCGGCATCCGCATCGACGAGGCCGCGATCGCGGTCGCGCGACGCGGCAACGGCTGGGCCGACCCGGCCGGGCCGCACATGCGGCCCATCCGGGCGGGCCTGCGCGTCGTGCTCGACGGGGTCGAGCGATGAGCGCCGTCGACGCGGCCGGCACGGGCGCCGCGATCCACGGCGAGATCCGTCCCGGCCTGCACCGCGTCCAGGCGCCGCTCGGCGACCGGTTCGTCGCGCTCTACGTGCTCGTCGGCGACGATTCGGCGCTCCTCGTCGACACGGGCATCCGCGAGTCGATCACCGAGACGCTGCTGCCCTACCTCGACGCCGCGGGCATCCCGCGCGAGCGGCTGCGCTGGGCCGTGAACACGCACTGCGACTTCGACCACACGGGCGGCAACGGCGCCCTGAAGGCCGCGATCCCGACCGTCTCGATCGTCGCGCACGAACTCGACGCCGAGCTCACCGAGGACGTGCAGCGCCTCATCGACGTGCGCTACGGCGAGTTCCGCGACACCGACGGCTTCGACGACCCGCCCGAGACGACCGCGTACCTGCGGAGCGTCTCCGACCTGGTGCCCGTCGACGTGCGCGTCACGGGCGGCGAGGAGTTCGACCTCGGCGGGCGCACGGTGCGCGTGCTGCACGTGCCGGGGCACAGCCCGGGCCACGTCGCCGTGTACGACGAGGCGAACCGCGCCCTGCTCATCGGCGACGCGACCCTCGGAGCTACCGTGCCGTTCGCGGACGGATCGCCCGCGTTCCCGCCCACGTACCGCGACACCGACCCGTACGTCGCGAGCCTCACCGCGTTCCGCGACCTCGACGCCGACCTGCTGCTCACCGCGCACTACCCGGTGTACGAGGGTGCGGGCGTCGGCGCCTTCCTCGACGAGAGCGAGGCGTACACCGAGCGGGTCGACGCGGTGCTCCTCGCCGTGCTCGGCGCGGCCGACGGCCCCCGCACGACGCTCGAGCTCGTGCGCGACGCGGGCTCCGAGCTCGGCCCCTGGGGTGCCGACGCGCTCGACTACGCGGTCTTCCCGGTCACCGGCAACCTCGAGCGGCTCGCCGCGCGCGGCGTCGTCGCCGAGCAGACGGATGCCGCGGGCCGCCGCCGCTGGAGCCTCGCATGAGCGCCCGGGTGCGTCTCGGCGCCGTCGGCGCCGGCTGGTGGGCGACGAGCAACCACTTCCCGATCTTCGCCGCGCGCGAGGACGTCGAGCTCGTCGGCGTCTGCGGCATCGGCCCCGAGCTCGGCGCCGTGCGCGACCAGTTCGGCTTCGGCATGGCCACGACCGACTACGACGAGCTGCTCGACCAGGGGCTCGACGCGGTCGTCGTCGCGACGCCGCACGACC comes from the Agromyces marinus genome and includes:
- a CDS encoding mandelate racemase/muconate lactonizing enzyme family protein, which translates into the protein MKITGYRTLAAQQHWRRAIGDVNGHIVEAVTEVPIVILETDAGIEGVGVGSHADLARLFPAIEGEDPRSVAALFDRMLAQVFKSGHAGATYGGIATLDAAIWDLKAKAAGEPLWRMLGGRDRFVPGYASGLDIALGDDELTAFYAEFADRGFVAGKLKGGLDFDADRRRLGILADALSANTSRPGLMLDANESWQVKQAVRYVSALEEHVDLLWVEEPLRRWDAVGHARLSSAIRAAVATGENLTGVDQFRPLFEAGAPDVVQAGAIWGVSHMHRLSFAAAARDLPVSIVGYNANPAVAHVMPAVPNHLTTEIQALEFADGMLVDHEYADGGIVLSDEPGSGIRIDEAAIAVARRGNGWADPAGPHMRPIRAGLRVVLDGVER
- a CDS encoding MBL fold metallo-hydrolase, giving the protein MSAVDAAGTGAAIHGEIRPGLHRVQAPLGDRFVALYVLVGDDSALLVDTGIRESITETLLPYLDAAGIPRERLRWAVNTHCDFDHTGGNGALKAAIPTVSIVAHELDAELTEDVQRLIDVRYGEFRDTDGFDDPPETTAYLRSVSDLVPVDVRVTGGEEFDLGGRTVRVLHVPGHSPGHVAVYDEANRALLIGDATLGATVPFADGSPAFPPTYRDTDPYVASLTAFRDLDADLLLTAHYPVYEGAGVGAFLDESEAYTERVDAVLLAVLGAADGPRTTLELVRDAGSELGPWGADALDYAVFPVTGNLERLAARGVVAEQTDAAGRRRWSLA